The Stigmatopora argus isolate UIUO_Sarg chromosome 1, RoL_Sarg_1.0, whole genome shotgun sequence genome segment aagtaggggagtgtctgtaaaTAATTTTCTGATCTCTTTTCTCATTTCGAAAGAATTTTGGAGGAGTATTGGGGACCTTAAAACGgctgatttttttctatttaaaatgtttctctatttacaaaatatcCAAGTTTTGAAACCATTTCTGGAACGaaataatttcgtaagtagtggtaccactgtatttatctatatattttttgggaagCTAGTACAGTGTGGTTTCAGTTTTTCCTCTCCTGATAGCTCTTCAAATAATGGCTCGCGCGCAAACGCGCACACGCTCTCACACACGTGCGTatacatggcttttttttgggtATGCGCatgcgaagaaaaaaaatcaagggccACTTCGTTCCATAAGAGATTATCGTGTGGAGATCATCAATTGCCTGCCTTCTCGCTTCTCTAAATGCACATGTCAAGCAGGTATCTTCTCACGCAACAGGCTGCACCACAAATGTGCAGAACAGCAGGCTGGGGCTGTCAACTGTAACTGCGCCTTTGCTGCAGGCATTGTACGCCAGCGCCGAGGATGAAGAAACAAAACATCCGGACCCTCTCCCTCATCCTCTGCATGTTCTCCTACTTGCTGGTGGGTGCCGCCGTCTTCGACGCGCTCGAGTCCGAGACAGAAAGCTCCCGCAGGCGCGTCTTGGAGCAGAAGCGCAACGAGATGAAGAAAAAGTATCGCTTCTCCGAGGAAGACTACCGCGAAATCGAACGGGTGGTGTTGCAAGCGGAGCCTCATCGAGCTGGGAGGCAGTGGAAATTTGCTGGTTCATTTTATTTCGCTATTACAGTTATCACCACCATTGGTAAGATAAAATTTCAATCTTAATAATTCAATGCTATTCAATACTGTCACCCACAGTGTTAGGAAATACCACATTTACAAAGATTAATTTCAAACTAATGTAAATGAATAATGGGAACTTTACATTAGTGCTTGAAGTTTGCAATGTTTGTATATTGTGAGTggtgatatttttttccatgctgCAGAAAAGGAGGAAATGATCTTTTCAGGATGATGCAGTATGTTCAtggataaaaacagaaaaaaagctaaatactGGCAATTATTTAATAGTTGCCagtatttagcttttttttctgttttctgttGGGCAAAACAGTTTTGCCCCAATTTTCCAGTTAAAATAAAAGTGACTcgtgccgcctcgtggtgtagagattCACTTGCTGGACTTATGTGCGGGCAagtgcgggctcaattcccactggtggtggtatgattgggagtgcggatggtcgttcgTCTGTCTgtgtgaccagtctagggtgtagtctgcctttggcCCATAGTCAGCTCGGTTagcctccagcaacccctgcaacccttcataaaaagaaatatactTCTTCATTAACTGTAAACCATAAGGTAGTCTGTTAGATTTTTCTGAGGGAAGCCTCAAAAAGTCACCTGCTATGTTgtactttttcttcattttgttgttgttgtgttaagGAGTGACTAAAATGACCACTTTTCCAATATTTGTTGGAGGAAGATAATAAAATTTGTTTGGCATATCCTTTTtggttgtaaaaaaaacgttgtttctttttttttttttcatctgcggATTTATGTAGTTAGTCTAGTTAGACAAAGTATGGCAGTATTAAATCATTTGTGGGCAGTTGTAGTTCAGTTTGTTTTCTTCACTGAAAATCAATGTAGATTTATTTTTACCCTGTGATCAATAGGTAAATTGTTTTCATCGAAATTTTTATGCCCTCTTAACCTAGATTCCTACCAACACCGTCagaaagttggaaaaaaggTGTGGCAGTTAAAACGGAAATGGACTAGTGGGTCAGTAGTTAACATGCTGGTGGTGTGGCACTAACCCCTCAAAGAATGGAAGCGCTGAGAGGTTATCAGTTACATAGTGCATACTTAATAGTACAATTATGGAAAACACAGCTGCCAGTATTTTATCATGAATTtgacgtttttgttgttgtttggaaatgtttttttaatagtattcCCGAACAACAAGCAAAATTCccaaacatacaaaaaatgcccatattttatttaagagattaaaatagttgaaaacaaacaaactgtaaATCCATTGTACCAAATCTCACCTTAAACTTTCTCTCATTTAAAGGTTACGGTCATGCAGCACCAGGAACAGATGCAGGAAAAGTGTTCTGCATGTTCTACGCAGTACTGGGCATTCCTCTGACTTTAGTCATGTTCCAAAGCCTGGGGGAGAGGATGAATACATTTGTGCACTATCTCCTTCATAAGACCAAACAGTGTTTCGGCATTCAACTCACTGAAGTGTCCATGGAGAACATGGTACTAGTGGGATTCTTATCCTGTATTGGCACACTTTGTGTGGGAGCTGCAGCTTTCTCCCATTTTGAGGGTTGGAGCTTTTTCCATGCTTACTACTATTGCTTCATCACACTGACCACAATTGGGTTTGGGGACTTTGTGGCCCTGCAGAAAAAAGAGGACCTCCAAGAGAAAACCCCCTATGTAGTTTTCAGCTTCATGTACATTCTGGTGGGACTTACAGTTATCGGAGCTTTCCTGAATTTAGTGGTTCTTCGTTTTCTCACTATGAACAGTGAAGATGAGAAAAGAGATGCTAAAGAAAGGGAATCTCTGAAAAGGAACAGGTACCTTTTGGATGAGACTTTAGACCTGCATCTGAAGAGGGACCACAACCGAAGCGACTGCAGACATAAACTGGCATATAGCCACAGCCAGAGTCCGTTGTTCCGTCCGATGGAGGAGGGTACGAGCCGCACCAACCTCATTGTCTCTTCAGCAGACAATAACGAGAGCAAGCAAAGGCACTGCAAACATAAGAGGCATTTGCAGGGCAGCACAGAAGGATGCAAGCCAGAGTCAAGCATCAGCTCTCTCTGCTCCTGTGTGTGTTATCGTCTGGGCATTTGTGATAGCCCTCTCATTGCCCGaagttggcagaaaggctgccGTGGCAGCTCTGTTTACTACAACTCTGTTTCCTATAAGATCCACAACAGCTCCCCTGGTGCCAGGAACAAAATGGGACTCTCTTCGCTGGGAAGCACACAGTCACCGCGGCGTCGCTTCCATCAGTTCCTTCGATCAAGAAGAATGTCAGTTTAAAGTCCAatcttctttatttatttattttcttttacagtTTCATCTGATTTGGAACGGTcaatgaagcattttttttattgaaccaTTTTATCTTGTAAAGAACATTACTCTCATTTAAACTGTTTcttgcattcatttttcaagtgCATGCTTGGTGGAATGCATAGAATTAAATTTGGATGCATGAGTACTTCTTTAATAtatgaaatatttatatttaatgtcCCACTATCATTATTTTTCCCACATTAATTAAATGACTGAATCTTGTTATAAGGTATTCAAAAAGCAATTTTAAAGACTAACAGAGATCAATAACTATTGCAATTGTGATTTTAGATgatattttcagatttgacaCCTGGTGTTACTTAAGTGTTGAAACCGACAGGCATTGTATGTGTAGAGTGCTGGGCCGAAATGAGCCTGTGGAGTTTGACAGCGACCGTCCAATCAAAATCCCCTATTCCGAACAACTATTCATTCTTCTCCCAGGGCTATGCCGGAGCATCTCTGCCCTGTGGTGAATTCTTTTTTCGTGTGCCCTTCAACCTTCGTTCGTCGAAGAGTATACATAGtggttgttattatttttggtgGACTGAGATAcacaacatttattcattttctgcaccacctatcctcacaagggtggtagagccaacccagccaactatgggcagcaggcgaagcacaccctgaattggttgccagccaatcacagggcacaaggagacggacaaccatataTGCTCACACTTATAACCTGGGCCTGGGCGAtgaaacgataacgataatcatcatcaaataattttctgtcaacaataataacaaaaatccTTTGATAAATTTATACTGAAATTAAACCACCCGAACACCCCAAAGAATGGTGACGCTGACCAAGGAAAAGCTGtttttagcatggttagcaatagagcaactaacatggagcatgaaagcaaaaggagtataacagccaaaatgagcaattatgagccaattgcagggcacaatgaaacggaCAACCGCTCACAATCACCTCACCACCacgtgggaatcgaacccagactgccaggcagaagaaccactgcatccATGTGCAACATATGCAGTAAAATTTCAAGCTTTCTAAATAGGGTGATAATGTGTTTTGATATGATACACAAAGTCTATATTTTAGGAATCTTTTTAGTAGGTTATTTTTAATGTAGTATGTAGTTTATTAATATATACAAAGTGACCTGAAAGTTATTGACATTTATAATTAGAAAGGGCACCTAAGTATttctgagtggttagtgtgtcggcctcacagctctggggtcctgggttcaaatccagatcggtccatctgtgtggagttggtatgttctccccggacctgcatgggtactctggtttcctcaaacattccaaaaatatgcatagtaggctgattggactctctaaattgcccctagttatgggtgtgagtgtgcatggttgtccgtctcctcgtgccctgtgatcggctttatttaaatttatttaaaagcaagcatctgaaaaatgggagccttcaacaccacctctctctctccctttctctctctctctctctctctctctctctctctctctctctctctctctctctctctctctctctctctctctctctcctctccctctccctctccctctccccctctccctctcttttgtcagatgttaacggacaaacacactaacgcacatacacacacagacattctcagaaataagcgattaatttatttaaaaactggTGCGCAAATTGAAAAATCGAGAACGGTAACATCCTAAAGCCGTACATTTGCAAGACAAAATcatacatgctaggctattTGAACACTCTTGAGCATgattgcttgtttgtctcctcatgccctgcgattggctggccaccaattcagggtgttccctacTTGGTGCTGGGATAGACACAAGGACCACTTGCAACCCCTGTGAGGACTgggggttcagaaaattaatgaattaatctaCCTCTTTTGAATAgataaaattgttaaattaataaaatgtaacTAAAACCAAAATTAAGCAAATCAGAATGAATaaaaagggtactcggacgtttcgtcgaaagacgtttggtccccggacgtttggtcgaccggacgtttggtagaacgggcgtttggtcgccgggctgttactgttgaaaccagctctcaaaattataatcatgaaagagagagagagagtgagttgaatatctaaatatctaaatcaaaatatcaaccgtaaactctgtcataatttgacagcgagcgaacccggcgaccaaacgtccgttaccaaacgtccgttaccaaatgtc includes the following:
- the kcnk15 gene encoding potassium channel subfamily K member 15 isoform X1 gives rise to the protein MHMSSRHCTPAPRMKKQNIRTLSLILCMFSYLLVGAAVFDALESETESSRRRVLEQKRNEMKKKYRFSEEDYREIERVVLQAEPHRAGRQWKFAGSFYFAITVITTIGYGHAAPGTDAGKVFCMFYAVLGIPLTLVMFQSLGERMNTFVHYLLHKTKQCFGIQLTEVSMENMVLVGFLSCIGTLCVGAAAFSHFEGWSFFHAYYYCFITLTTIGFGDFVALQKKEDLQEKTPYVVFSFMYILVGLTVIGAFLNLVVLRFLTMNSEDEKRDAKERESLKRNRYLLDETLDLHLKRDHNRSDCRHKLAYSHSQSPLFRPMEEGTSRTNLIVSSADNNESKQRHCKHKRHLQGSTEGCKPESSISSLCSCVCYRLGICDSPLIARSWQKGCRGSSVYYNSVSYKIHNSSPGARNKMGLSSLGSTQSPRRRFHQFLRSRRMSV
- the kcnk15 gene encoding potassium channel subfamily K member 15 isoform X2 encodes the protein MKKQNIRTLSLILCMFSYLLVGAAVFDALESETESSRRRVLEQKRNEMKKKYRFSEEDYREIERVVLQAEPHRAGRQWKFAGSFYFAITVITTIGYGHAAPGTDAGKVFCMFYAVLGIPLTLVMFQSLGERMNTFVHYLLHKTKQCFGIQLTEVSMENMVLVGFLSCIGTLCVGAAAFSHFEGWSFFHAYYYCFITLTTIGFGDFVALQKKEDLQEKTPYVVFSFMYILVGLTVIGAFLNLVVLRFLTMNSEDEKRDAKERESLKRNRYLLDETLDLHLKRDHNRSDCRHKLAYSHSQSPLFRPMEEGTSRTNLIVSSADNNESKQRHCKHKRHLQGSTEGCKPESSISSLCSCVCYRLGICDSPLIARSWQKGCRGSSVYYNSVSYKIHNSSPGARNKMGLSSLGSTQSPRRRFHQFLRSRRMSV
- the kcnk15 gene encoding potassium channel subfamily K member 15 isoform X3, with translation MKKKYRFSEEDYREIERVVLQAEPHRAGRQWKFAGSFYFAITVITTIGYGHAAPGTDAGKVFCMFYAVLGIPLTLVMFQSLGERMNTFVHYLLHKTKQCFGIQLTEVSMENMVLVGFLSCIGTLCVGAAAFSHFEGWSFFHAYYYCFITLTTIGFGDFVALQKKEDLQEKTPYVVFSFMYILVGLTVIGAFLNLVVLRFLTMNSEDEKRDAKERESLKRNRYLLDETLDLHLKRDHNRSDCRHKLAYSHSQSPLFRPMEEGTSRTNLIVSSADNNESKQRHCKHKRHLQGSTEGCKPESSISSLCSCVCYRLGICDSPLIARSWQKGCRGSSVYYNSVSYKIHNSSPGARNKMGLSSLGSTQSPRRRFHQFLRSRRMSV